The DNA sequence GGCTATTCAGAATTACCCGCAATACGGCCATCGACAAGCTGCGCAGTGTCAATACAAAAGCTGACAAAGAAATCCAAATTGATGTATCCAACGTATATAATTTAGGAGTGAACAGCATACGACCAGAGTTTCTCGATATGCAAGAAACCCTTGAAAAGATTGAGCCTAAGTACCAAATTGTACTTGATGCCCTTTTTTTTCAAGGGATGACGCAGCAAGAAGCCAGCGAAGAACTCGATATTCCGTTGGGTACGATAAAGTCAAGATTGAAAATTGGCCTAAGGGAACTTCGTAAGATATATGATGCCCAAGTGGTACTCTTACTCCTGATAAATTGT is a window from the Muricauda sp. SCSIO 65647 genome containing:
- a CDS encoding RNA polymerase sigma factor, with the translated sequence MSTLLEKHIVELLAERNEKAISLLYDNYADTLFGVAYKVVKDEDLAQDVLQESFIKIWKKSDSYDPTKAKLFTWLFRITRNTAIDKLRSVNTKADKEIQIDVSNVYNLGVNSIRPEFLDMQETLEKIEPKYQIVLDALFFQGMTQQEASEELDIPLGTIKSRLKIGLRELRKIYDAQVVLLLLINCIL